From Topomyia yanbarensis strain Yona2022 chromosome 1, ASM3024719v1, whole genome shotgun sequence, one genomic window encodes:
- the LOC131676725 gene encoding zinc transporter ZIP1, with protein sequence MELNNTVENLLGIRAVVNNDREEDENESIVFAKATAMVVLFAVSMVCGVVPFKLAQWFKWTDSASDTKASLVVSVLLSFGGGALLCTTFQHLLPEINETIAELTHAGYIAKLRFSLGEFLMCSGFFIIYLVEELVHVYLHRHERKMKEEKLNELEVAGGAIMRGTHARESIITRKKNSEIRNGSISTADLIPNDLENQKRGIKTEIYGSMMVDNTQHPHDHHVHHHLPPTNVDGNLVSSLRGLLIVLALSVHELFEGLAVGLEGSASTVWYMFGAVAAHKFVIAFCVGVELIVAQTMFWLAIGYIFIYSVVSPLGIGIGILLSNGTNADDMQVVSVILQGLASGTLLYVIFFEVLSKDRSGLWQYLAVLIGFFFMFGIMFLTAHGHSHNHGLSGGSDDHDHDHDHDHDHD encoded by the coding sequence ATGGAGTTAAACAACACGGTAGAGAATCTGCTCGGGATCAGAGCTGTAGTCAATAATGACCGTGAAGAGGACGAGAACGAATCAATTGTGTTTGCAAAAGCAACAGCCATGGTCGTTCTGTTCGCCGTAAGCATGGTATGTGGAGTTGTGCCATTTAAACTTGCCCAATGGTTCAAATGGACCGACAGCGCATCGGATACAAAAGCAAGTTTGGTTGTTTCGGTACTTCTGTCGTTTGGCGGAGGAGCCCTCCTTTGTACCacttttcaacatttgctgccGGAGATTAACGAAACCATTGCAGAACTAACACACGCTGGATATATTGCCAAGTTAAGGTTTAGCCTAGGAGAATTTCTGATGTGCTCAGGTTTCTTTATTATTTACCTCGTCGAGGAGCTAGTGCATGTCTATCTGCACAGGCACGAGCGAAAAATGAAAGAAGAAAAACTCAATGAATTGGAGGTTGCCGGTGGTGCTATAATGAGAGGAACACATGCAAGAGAAAGTATTATAACGCGGAAGAAAAATAGTGAAATCCGTAACGGAAGCATTTCAACAGCAGATCTCATCCCCAATGATTTAGAAAACCAAAAGCGAGGAATCAAGACAGAAATATATGGCTCCATGATGGTTGATAACACACAGCATCCCCACGATCATCATGTCCATCATCACCTACCGCCTACAAACGTCGATGGGAACTTAGTTTCCTCTTTACGTGGTTTACTGATTGTTTTGGCACTATCGGTGCATGAACTGTTCGAGGGGCTTGCGGTTGGATTGGAAGGATCCGCTTCGACCGTGTGGTACATGTTTGGTGCGGTAGCAGCACATAAATTTGTGATAGCCTTCTGTGTCGGAGTGGAATTGATTGTTGCACAAACAATGTTCTGGCTTGCCATCGGTTACATTTTCATCTACTCTGTGGTTAGTCCACTCGGTATCGGAATCGGCATCTTACTGAGCAACGGAACCAACGCCGATGACATGCAAGTTGTGTCCGTTATTCTACAAGGGCTTGCCTCTGGAACCTTGCTATATGTGATTTTCTTCGAAGTGCTTTCCAAAGACCGGTCCGGCCTGTGGCAGTATCTGGCGGTGCTCATCGGTTTCTTCTTTATGTTTGGAATCATGTTCCTAA